The Podospora pseudopauciseta strain CBS 411.78 chromosome 7 map unlocalized CBS411.78m_7.2, whole genome shotgun sequence genome contains a region encoding:
- a CDS encoding uncharacterized protein (EggNog:ENOG503P2GZ; COG:E), which yields MSLAFKVITSFSSIFTATYSTIESLISSPNQETNPQQNHAFQAPSPTDKRSPCPMVNALANHAYLPRDGSNVSLLKLIQAAKEGINLAPDATLIVGLKALQTSTTGSWLTFNLDDLNKHGVIEDDASLSRKDVFFGDNHSFSPETWETVFKHFRGLEKIPLEVAAKARKERVEGARASNPEFNLTDDQNRFSILETCLYLMVFGEGTQGNARTDWVKVLFEEERLPFQEGFKRSSSMLTLGQILELHKKVEAVGGTGLAIKWRKEGREYK from the exons ATGTCGCTTGCCTTCAAAGTCATcacatccttctcctcgataTTCACCGCGACCTACAGCACGATCGAGTCCCTCATATCTTCCCCTAACCAGgaaaccaacccccaacaaaaCCACGCCTTTCAAGCTCCTTCCCCCACCGACAAACGAAGCCCCTGCCCCATGGTAAACGCCCTCGCAAACCACGCTTACCTGCCCCGCGATGGGTCCaacgtctccctcctcaaactcaTCCAAGCCGCCAAAGAAGGCATCAATCTCGCACCAGACGCCACCCTCATCGTCGGGCTCAAAGCCCTTCAGACCTCAACCACCGGCAGCTGGCTTACCTTCAACCTGGACGACCTGAACAAACACGGTG TCATCGAAGACGACGCCTCCCTCAGCAGAAAAGACGTCTTCTTTGGCGATAAccactccttctcccccgagACTTGGGAAACAGTCTTTAAACACTTCCGAGGACTGGAGAAAATCCCCCTTGAAGTTGCCGCAAAGGCCAGAAAGGAACGAGTGGAGGGTGCAAGGGCTTCCAACCCGGAGTTTAACCTGACTGATGATCAGAACAGGTTCTCCATTCTGGAGACCTGTCTGTATCTCATGGTCTTTGGGGAGGGAACGCAGGGGAATGCACGCACTGACTGGGTCAAGGTGTTGTTTG aagaggagaggttgcCGTTTCAGGAGGGGTTCAAGCGGTCGTCTTCAATGCTGACGCTTGGCCAGATTTTGGAGTTGCAcaagaaggtggaggcggtTGGAGGCACTGGGCTCGCGATCAAGTGgcggaaggaggggagggaataCAAGTAG
- a CDS encoding uncharacterized protein (CAZy:AA9; EggNog:ENOG503NX9J; COG:G), whose amino-acid sequence MKSVLVALATATAVSAHGWVDNITISGQLYQLYQPYQDPYMGEWAPKRISRKIITNGPVEDVTSIDLQCGGSTIEGQIGSEPAPLHAKAVAGSEVSLRWTHWPDSHMGPVLTYMARCPDSGCDKFLPGDEPIWFKIHHEGRHTFDKTWPDDIWATTPFMKFDNEPYRYTIPECLKPGFYLVRHEIIALHSAWAAKGAQFYPSCHQLEVSGSGSVVPSTSNAELVGFPGAYDAEDPSILFQVWAPGPYNIPGPAVFGCPAQ is encoded by the exons ATGAAATCGGTTCTTGTGGCCCTCGCCACGGCTACTGCTGTCTCTGCCCACGGCTGGGTTGACAATATCACCATTAGCGGGCAGCTCTACCAG CTCTACCAGCCTTATCAAGACCCATACATGGGAGAGTGGGCACCCAAGCGCATCAGCCGcaagatcatcaccaacggACCCGTGGAGGATGTCACTTCGATTGACCTGCAATGCGGAGGCTCCACCATTGAAGGCCAAATCGGATCGGAACCTGCTCCTCTCCATGCCAAAGCAGTGGCCGGCTCTGAGGTCTCGCTGCGTTGGACTCACTGGCCTGATTCTCACATGGGTCCGGTCTTAACTTACA TGGCCCGATGCCCAGATTCGGGATGTGACAAGTTTCTTCCAGGTGACGAGCCGATTTGGTTCAAGATTCACCATGAGGGCAGACATACCTTTGACAAGACCTGGCCGGATGATATTTGGGCCACG ACCCCTTTCATGAAGTTTGACAACGAACCTTATCGATACACAATTCCAGAGTGTCTGAAGCCGGGATTTTATCTCGTTCGCCACGAGATCATCGCCCTTCACTCAGCGTGGGCGGCGAAGGGAGCACAGTTCTACCCGTCTTGCCACCAATTGGAGGTGTCCGGTTCGGGATCGGTAGTCCCTTCTACATCAAATGCCGAGCTAGTAGGATTCCCTGGTGCCTATGACGCGGAGGACCCTTCCATTCTGTTCCAAGTTTGGGCTC CTGGACCATACAACATTCCCGGCCCCGCCGTCTTCGGGTGTCCTGCACAGTAA
- a CDS encoding uncharacterized protein (EggNog:ENOG503P1A1; COG:S) has translation MAEVAGLVSTIFTIIAFAKDVTLATKFYIDAANGDCPKDIKLLVVESASLQSTFESIDFIFKNNVQPGQKIEDSPENRRIANQILKPCGICKETLEELQGMIKKLKIDRDPRDRTTRDKLRNTWEAAKWPFKKESFDAAMDKLHHCRTSIISGLTTELTTTVKEIQTNVRVIKDDVKEVKGAVHAMDDKLDREAIAKWLSKTNPSDNHDKASQFREANTCRWLPNSSQWKAWLAEDFKSRLLWIHGVPGVGKTVLSSYIVEQYKGFKQPYAFYYCSSTDEKGEKWERDETAHCLGWILARLCLQIKSVPAFLKPLKDRGMYPTVEDLLKGIEAVLSFLNGRRAYVVIDALDESRTSNLVKAVATLATDTKYKNLFLAVTSRRQADVQKALERISIPVSLDKNKDVDDDIKAWVTAQLQKDEFEDWEEVPKLKEYVAFSLPSKARGMFRYASWQLEVLKNAKDPRAKLNATQDRPESLDGTWETILANIPDKHRDNVIKAFALILDSGWRYGLATNLLIESVKQSDIRGGIPFSLRAFTQACGPLIQVVRKVSADGKILVDETVGFAHHTVRDYLNSEKLKNHKTLKDFYLNEPDSRRIPLTLSTYLAVTKTFSGTYNPDNVPVDERMDAKDFKIHAMRQVRSLLYHPTITRHIIPDDKLRSLTFEVLNPQAKWFNGLSICTQESGGDSGVRDMLEWLVKYDSKAGAFEQLVGRLALVCSLKNPKLVTEFLKAHLKTSEEHRKLFTTPLSVTLPVKWSEYKKAGKMDPQPTLLSNIIELYFEGARRGYALKAQVQMLLTVFGSYLPPAATDIYTYLAFHDHSLCASFGGCSIQKALAAKAGKPEDSYSFTPLQAATHSLDIHAVHAILSQPGIDVNQLGDPSAPQPPVKLPRQFASSVVIVPGSFSLDGQMSPLCILQNGMQHFQTVNRGSFGSDALKAKAAIQMELEKRGGKSIDKSAGKAPNPAARPQGGSQTAKQQTGGIFTSPQRPGQHQKSQSPQGQTGGQMQQTQIQKSGSQATAQRPAQAKVHGKAVVNPAVAPQSKVSTSRG, from the coding sequence ATGGCTGAAGTCGCTGGCCTCGTCTCCACCATTTTTACCATTATAGCCTTTGCAAAGGATGTTACGCTTGCAACGAAATTCTACATCGATGCAGCCAACGGCGACTGTCCCAAAGACATCAAGCTTCTCGTGGTGGAGTCAGCAAGTCTGCAGTCAACATTTGAGTCGATCGATTTCATCTTCAAAAACAATGTCCAGCCGGGCCAAAAGATCGAAGACAGCCCCGAAAACAGGCGGATTGCTAACCAGATCTTGAAGCCCTGTGGAATCTGCAAGGAAACGCTGGAGGAATTGCAAGGCATGatcaagaagctgaagaTCGATCGTGACCCCAGAGATAGGACCACCCGCGACAAACTCAGGAACACATGGGAGGCAGCAAAATGGCCGTTCAAAAAAGAATCGTTTGATGCTGCCATGGACAAACTGCATCATTGCCGGACTTCTATCATCAGCGGCCTGACCACCGAGCTTACAACGACCGTGAAAGAGATCCAAACCAATGTCCGTGTTATCAAGGATGATGTCAAAGAGGTCAAGGGGGCTGTTCACGCCATGGACGACAAATTGGACCGCGAGGCCATTGCAAAGTGGCTAAGCAAAACCAATCCCTCCGACAATCACGACAAGGCTTCCCAGTTCCGAGAGGCTAACACCTGCCGGTGGCTACCCAACTCCAGTCAGTGGAAGGCCTGGTTGGCCGAGGATTTCAAGTCAAGGCTTCTCTGGATTCATGGAGTTCCTGGCGTGGGAAAAACCGTCCTGTCATCATACATTGTGGAGCAGTACAAAGGTTTTAAGCAGCCCTATGCCTTCTACTATTGTTCCAGCAcagatgagaagggggagaagtgGGAGAGAGATGAAACTGCCCACTGCCTTGGCTGGATTCTTGCACGTCTCTGTTTACAGATCAAGTCAGTTCCTGCTTTTCTGAAGCCCCTCAAGGATAGAGGAATGTACCCAACCGTGGAAGATCTTCTCAAGGGCATTGAGGCAGTCCTGTCCTTCTTGAATGGAAGGAGGGCATATGTTGTCATCGACGCTCTGGACGAAAGCAGGACTTCAAATCTGGTAAAGGCAGTGGCTACCCTCGCCACTGACACGAAGTACAAGAATCTCTTTCTAGCTGTCACCAGTCGCAGGCAAGCCGATGTTCAGAAAGCCTTGGAGAGGATTTCTATTCCAGTGTCTCTGGACAAGAACAAGGACGTTGACGATGATATCAAAGCCTGGGTGACTGCACAACTCCAAAAGGATGAGTTTGAGGACTGGGAAGAAGTGCCCAAACTGAAGGAATATGTTGCCTTCTCGCTCCCATCCAAGGCCAGAGGAATGTTCAGGTACGCTTCCTGGCAACTGGAGGTCTTGAAGAATGCCAAAGATCCCCGCGCAAAACTGAACGCCACCCAAGACCGACCTGAAAGTCTTGATGGCACATGGGAGACCATTCTTGCCAATATTCCTGACAAACACCGCGACAATGTGATCAAGGCTTTTGCCTTGATTCTCGACTCTGGCTGGCGATATGGACTTGCTACCAACTTGCTCATCGAGTCCGTGAAGCAAAGCGATATAAGAGGGGGCATTCCTTTTAGTCTTCGGGCTTTCACTCAAGCCTGCGGCCCACTTATTCAGGTTGTCAGAAAGGTGTCTGCAGATGGAAAGATCCTGGTGGATGAGACCGTGGGGTTTGCGCATCACACAGTCCGTGACTACCTCAACtccgagaagctcaagaacCACAAGACTCTCAAGGACTTTTATCTCAACGAACCGGATTCACGCCGAATCCCACTCACGCTTTCGACATATCTCGCTGTGACCAAGACATTCTCTGGTACCTACAATCCTGATAATGTACCCGTCGACGAGAGGATGGACGCGAAAGACTTCAAAATACATGCGATGCGGCAAGTTCGGAGTTTGCTGTATCACCCGACCATCACCCGCCATATCATTCCTGACGACAAGCTCCGGTCTCTCACATTCGAGGTACTCAATCCACAGGCAAAGTGGTTCAACGGACTGAGTATATGTACGCAGGAGTCCGGTGGCGACAGTGGTGTCAGGGACATGCTGGAGTGGCTCGTCAAGTATGATAGTAAAGCTGGTGCCTTCGAGCAGCTGGTCGGCCGTCTTGCCCTTGTCTGTTCTCTCAAGAATCCCAAGCTTGTCACCGAGTTTCTCAAAGCTCACCTCAAGACTTCAGAAGAACACAGGAAGCTTTTCACCACCCCACTCAGTGTCACTCTCCCAGTGAAGTGGTCCGAGTATAAGAAGGCAGGAAAGATGGACCCCCAGCCAACCTTACTTTCCAATATCATCGAACTGTACTTTGAAGGAGCGAGAAGGGGCTATGCCCTGAAAGCACAGGTGCAGATGCTCCTCACTGTATTTGGGTCTTATCTGCCCCCGGCAGCGACTGATATCTATACCTATCTTGCCTTTCACGACCACTCCCTCTGCGCCTCATTTGGCGGATGCAGTATTCAAAAGGCCCTTGCGGCAAAGGCAGGGAAGCCCGAGGATTCGTATTCTTTCACCCCCTTGCAGGCAGCAACGCACTCTCTCGACATACATGCCGTGCACGCCATCCTTTCCCAGCCGGGCATAGACGTTAACCAGCTCGGTGACCCATccgccccccaaccccccgtcAAGCTTCCGAGGCAATTCGCATCTAGCGTCGTAATCGTCCCTGGCAGCTTCTCTCTCGATGGCCAGATGTCACCCTTGTGTATCCTCCAAAATGGAATGCAACACTTTCAGACTGTGAACAGAGGGTCTTTTGGGAGTGACGccctcaaggccaaggcAGCTATTCAgatggagctggagaagagaGGTGGAAAGAGTATTGATAAAAGTGCTGGTAAAGCTCCTAATCCTGCAGCAAGACCTCAGGGTGGTTCCCAGACAGCAAAACAGCAGACAGGCGGCATATTTACTTCTCCCCAGAGACCAGGGCAGCACCAGAAATCTCAGAGTCCGCAGGGCCAAACAGGAGGCCAAATGCAGCAGACGCAGATTCAGAAGAGTGGTAGTCAGGCAACTGCCCAAAGGCCTGCACAGGCAAAGGTGCATGGCAAGGCTGTGGTTAATCCTGCGGTTGCCCCTCAGAGCAAGGTCTCAACCAGCCGGGGCTga
- a CDS encoding uncharacterized protein (EggNog:ENOG503PDTC; COG:S), producing MSHHLAILQALLLSLSALAMASLTQNSHGSHAPGPRKKSINDRSAAELIEALNLIPNVEQGFFVETFRDEFTSGAATNRSASTAIYYLLEGKVGWSAWHKVDAAEVWHYYAGAPLTLSLSTNDGVGTRNVVLGREIFNGEKPQVVVQRGEWQRARSTGKWTLVGTTVAPGFVESGFELAPPGWMPT from the exons ATGTCTCATCATCTCGCCATCCTTCAGGCTTTGCTGCTGTCACTTTCTGCCCTGGCAATGGCTTCACTGACGCAAAACAGCCACGGCAGTCACGCTCCAGGCCCACGCAAAAAGTCGATTAATGACCGGTCCGCCGCCGAGCTGATCGAAGCATTAAACCTGATTCCCAATGTAGAGCAAGGCTTCTTTGTTGAGACGTTCCGCGATGAATTCACGTCAGGCGCGGCCACCAACCGGTCGGCCAGCACTGCCATCTACTACCTCCTTGAGGGCAAGGTGGGTTGGTCGGCATGGCATAAGGTCGATGCGGCAGAAGTATGGCATTACTATGCCGGCGCGCCTCTGACCTTGTCACTGTCAACAAACGATGGCGTGGGGACTAGGAATGTCGTGCTTGGCCGGGAGATTTTCAACGGGGAAAAGCCtcaggtggtggtgcaaaGAGGCGAGTGGCAGAGGGCCAGAAGTACAGGCAAATGGACCTTGGTTGGGACAACAG TCGCGCCTGGTTTTGTGGAGAGTGGATTTGAGCTTGCGCCGCCTGGTTGGATGCCGACGTAA